The Urbifossiella limnaea genome has a window encoding:
- the queF gene encoding preQ(1) synthase, producing MEHTDTPAADQLETFPNPRPGREFTIEIVCPEFTSVCPKTGQPDFGTITYRYVPGDTCVELKSLKLYLQKFRSRGIFYEQVTNQLLDDFVAACSPVRCEVVSRWTPRGGISTNVTCVYERAA from the coding sequence ATGGAACACACGGACACGCCGGCCGCCGACCAGCTCGAGACGTTCCCGAACCCGCGGCCGGGCCGCGAGTTCACCATCGAGATCGTCTGCCCAGAGTTCACCAGCGTGTGCCCGAAGACCGGCCAGCCGGACTTCGGCACGATCACCTACCGGTACGTCCCCGGCGACACCTGCGTCGAGCTGAAGTCGCTGAAGCTGTATTTACAGAAGTTCCGGAGCCGGGGCATTTTTTACGAGCAGGTGACGAACCAGCTGCTCGACGACTTCGTGGCGGCGTGCTCGCCGGTGCGGTGCGAGGTCGTCAGCCGGTGGACGCCGCGCGGCGGCATCTCCACGAACGTGACGTGCGTGTACGAGCGGGCGGCGTAA
- a CDS encoding DoxX family protein: MTRVAVVRRWVLGLAFVAAGVNHFVQPDFYTRIMPPWLPWHAELVLLSGVAEVALGLLALPSRTAPAAGWGLVALLVAVFPANVHMALHPELFPEIPAWVLLARLPFQGVFMWWAYRWTRPAGGT; encoded by the coding sequence ATGACCCGGGTCGCCGTCGTCCGCCGGTGGGTGCTCGGGCTGGCGTTCGTCGCCGCCGGGGTCAACCACTTCGTTCAGCCCGACTTCTACACCCGAATCATGCCGCCGTGGCTGCCGTGGCACGCGGAACTCGTGCTCCTCAGCGGCGTCGCCGAGGTCGCGCTCGGGTTGCTGGCGCTGCCGTCCCGCACCGCACCCGCCGCCGGGTGGGGGCTCGTCGCGCTCCTCGTCGCCGTCTTCCCGGCGAACGTCCACATGGCGCTGCACCCGGAGCTGTTCCCCGAGATTCCGGCGTGGGTGCTGCTGGCGCGGCTGCCGTTCCAGGGCGTGTTTATGTGGTGGGCGTACCGCTGGACGCGCCCCGCGGGGGGCACCTGA
- a CDS encoding tellurite resistance TerB family protein: protein MGLFDDAFGESKPDKLNKEVAFLGILMLADYSDGTVSDDEMQGFVTAVSRMKMYRDLTGDQVNRLIDRGNKVIRQKGPEEALKLFAQALPEPLHRAVFANAVNQVLADGVVEDEEKEFIQNLRRALGLSGDDANMIAKVIMWKNQG from the coding sequence ATGGGACTGTTCGACGACGCGTTCGGCGAGAGTAAGCCGGACAAACTCAACAAGGAGGTCGCCTTCCTCGGCATCCTCATGCTCGCCGACTACAGCGACGGCACCGTCAGCGACGACGAAATGCAGGGGTTCGTCACCGCCGTGTCGCGGATGAAGATGTACCGCGACCTGACGGGCGACCAGGTCAACCGCCTCATCGACCGCGGCAACAAGGTCATCCGCCAGAAGGGGCCGGAGGAGGCGCTCAAGCTGTTCGCCCAGGCGCTCCCGGAACCGCTCCACCGGGCGGTGTTCGCCAACGCCGTCAACCAGGTGCTGGCCGACGGCGTCGTCGAGGACGAGGAGAAGGAGTTCATCCAGAACCTCCGCCGCGCCCTCGGCCTCAGCGGCGACGACGCCAACATGATCGCCAAGGTCATCATGTGGAAGAACCAAGGCTAG
- a CDS encoding FG-GAP-like repeat-containing protein, whose translation MHTRPRVALEVLEAREVPAVNVVVDYSFDASGFFADATRRAVVEQAAADLGARLDTPLAAVDPSGNSWTEIFTNPATGGTGRVSNAALPANTLVVYVGARELGSSTIGSGGPGTFSASGSSAFRTLLRTRAPNGSTAWGGSVAFDANTNWYFGTSAAGIGRTQTDFYSVAVHEIGHVLGVGTSSRWTAQISGGTFVGPNAVAVYGGPVPLASGGAHWRDGVTVNGQPASLDPTTTTGTRIPFSALDFAALEDIGWTVGDGTTTTPVTTQATTRPWAGTWTSLAGRDVVVLSGVTAGTARAFVANAAGTLTAVGPTITPFVGGSVVRATVGDFNGDGTADLAFATGPGSTAAVRILNGRTGADLGGLTTVLDGFGGGVYVAAGDLDGDGRDELAVSADAGGGTRVTVFRVARTLTAAADFIALDDPNFRGGSRVAVGDVNRDGTADLVVGAGIGGGPRVAVYAGKSVLSGSPSRLIPDFFALDSSLRSGVFITAADLDADGYADLAYGTGDTGGPRLRIVSGAVLVANPGVRADQLPAVADFFAFDETDRSGLRVAARDLTGDGRAELVVASGAKAAARVRVLSLAGLATAPTFDPFNGVAALDGVYVG comes from the coding sequence ATGCACACCCGTCCGCGCGTCGCCCTGGAAGTGCTCGAAGCCCGCGAGGTGCCGGCGGTCAACGTCGTCGTCGATTACTCGTTCGACGCCTCCGGCTTCTTCGCCGACGCCACCCGCCGGGCCGTCGTGGAGCAGGCCGCGGCCGACCTCGGCGCCCGCCTCGACACGCCGCTCGCCGCCGTCGATCCGAGTGGGAACAGTTGGACCGAGATCTTCACGAACCCGGCCACCGGCGGCACCGGCCGCGTCAGCAACGCCGCGCTCCCGGCGAACACGCTCGTGGTGTACGTCGGCGCCCGCGAGCTGGGCAGCAGCACCATCGGCTCCGGCGGCCCCGGCACGTTCTCGGCGTCGGGCTCGTCGGCATTCCGGACGCTGCTGCGCACCCGCGCCCCGAACGGCTCCACCGCCTGGGGCGGCAGCGTCGCCTTCGACGCCAACACGAACTGGTACTTCGGCACGAGCGCCGCCGGCATCGGCCGCACCCAGACCGACTTCTACTCCGTCGCCGTCCACGAGATCGGCCACGTCCTCGGCGTCGGCACGTCGTCGCGCTGGACGGCGCAGATCAGCGGCGGCACCTTCGTCGGCCCGAACGCCGTCGCGGTGTACGGCGGGCCGGTGCCGCTGGCGTCGGGCGGCGCCCACTGGCGCGACGGCGTCACCGTGAACGGCCAGCCTGCGAGCCTCGACCCGACCACGACCACCGGCACCCGCATCCCGTTCTCGGCGCTCGACTTCGCGGCGCTCGAAGACATCGGCTGGACGGTCGGCGACGGCACCACGACCACCCCGGTGACGACGCAAGCGACGACCCGCCCGTGGGCCGGCACCTGGACCTCGCTCGCCGGCCGCGACGTGGTCGTCCTCAGCGGCGTGACCGCCGGCACCGCCCGCGCCTTCGTGGCGAACGCGGCCGGCACCCTCACCGCGGTCGGGCCGACGATCACGCCGTTCGTGGGCGGCTCGGTGGTGCGTGCCACGGTCGGCGACTTCAACGGCGACGGCACCGCCGACCTGGCGTTCGCCACCGGGCCGGGTTCGACCGCGGCGGTGCGGATCCTGAACGGCCGGACCGGCGCCGACCTGGGCGGCCTGACGACGGTGCTGGACGGCTTCGGCGGCGGCGTGTACGTCGCGGCCGGCGACCTGGACGGCGACGGCCGCGACGAGCTGGCCGTGTCCGCGGACGCCGGCGGCGGCACCCGCGTCACCGTTTTCCGCGTGGCGCGCACGCTCACCGCGGCGGCCGACTTCATCGCGCTGGACGACCCGAACTTCCGCGGCGGCAGCCGGGTGGCGGTCGGCGACGTGAACCGCGACGGCACGGCCGACCTGGTGGTGGGGGCCGGCATCGGCGGCGGCCCGCGGGTGGCGGTGTACGCGGGCAAGTCGGTTCTGTCTGGCTCGCCGTCGCGGCTGATCCCCGACTTCTTCGCGCTCGACTCGTCGCTGCGGAGCGGCGTGTTCATCACGGCCGCGGACCTGGACGCGGACGGCTACGCGGACCTGGCCTACGGCACCGGCGACACCGGCGGCCCGCGGTTACGGATCGTGTCGGGGGCGGTACTGGTGGCGAACCCGGGCGTACGGGCCGACCAGTTGCCGGCGGTGGCCGACTTCTTCGCGTTCGACGAGACCGACCGGAGCGGCCTGCGGGTGGCCGCCCGCGACCTGACCGGCGACGGCCGCGCCGAGCTAGTGGTGGCGAGCGGCGCGAAGGCAGCGGCGCGGGTGCGGGTGCTGTCGCTCGCGGGCCTGGCGACGGCGCCGACGTTCGACCCGTTCAACGGCGTGGCGGCGCTGGACGGCGTGTACGTGGGCTGA
- a CDS encoding TIGR03960 family B12-binding radical SAM protein: MLNTKLRDAVLGVLPRVLKPGQYIGGEFNSVVKDHRQVRGTLCLSFADAYELGMSHHGLQVLYSIMNRDPQWACERVFTPWPDFVAQLKKHGLPLYSLETFTPLSEFDVLGFSLQYEVCYTNILGMLDLGGVPLMADERTLDDPLVICGGPGAQNPEVLAPFVDVFIVGDGEESLPWLMDKWMSLKERGGQSRHDMIGELVASVADGGWAPWAYAPAFYSPEYKADGTLARLARTRSDVPAQITACTIRQDFDDIPLPTKPIVSNIATTHDRIAIEIMRGCPWQCRFCQSTVIKRPLRVRSVDCIVNAALESYRNTGYNEISLLSLSSSDYPHFEELVTRMHEVFHPLGVNVSVPSLRVNHQWRSLPKLIKGIRTQGLTLAPEVARDDMRDQIRKPIDNADLFEGCREAFKLGFRRVKLYFLCGLPGERPADLDGIVDLSEQISDIGRQVTGRHTDVVASVSNFVPKPHTPYQWNGIQTREYFRWAGDYMHRRKRLKSVKLKQHNIERSLLEGLLTRGDRRTAPVLLEAYRRGAGLDAWDECFKPGLWWKVVEDLGVDFAWYAQRQRPTDEVLPWDVINVKKGRAYLEKEQARSVVQLGVMAEAT, encoded by the coding sequence ATGTTGAACACCAAACTCCGCGACGCCGTACTCGGCGTCCTGCCGCGCGTCCTCAAGCCCGGCCAGTACATCGGCGGCGAGTTCAACAGCGTCGTCAAGGACCACCGCCAGGTCCGCGGCACCCTTTGCCTGTCGTTCGCCGACGCCTACGAACTCGGCATGAGCCACCACGGGCTCCAGGTGCTGTACTCCATCATGAACCGCGACCCGCAGTGGGCCTGCGAGCGGGTCTTCACCCCGTGGCCCGACTTCGTCGCGCAGCTGAAGAAGCACGGCCTGCCGCTGTACAGCCTCGAAACGTTCACGCCGCTGAGCGAGTTCGACGTGCTCGGCTTCAGCCTCCAGTACGAGGTCTGCTACACGAACATCCTGGGCATGCTCGACCTCGGCGGCGTGCCGCTGATGGCGGACGAACGCACACTCGACGACCCGCTGGTGATCTGCGGCGGCCCCGGGGCGCAGAACCCGGAGGTGCTGGCGCCGTTCGTGGACGTGTTCATCGTCGGCGACGGCGAGGAGAGCCTGCCGTGGCTGATGGACAAGTGGATGTCGCTGAAGGAGCGCGGCGGGCAGAGCCGGCACGACATGATCGGCGAGCTGGTCGCCAGCGTGGCCGACGGCGGGTGGGCGCCGTGGGCGTACGCGCCGGCGTTCTACTCGCCCGAGTACAAGGCCGACGGCACGCTGGCCCGCCTCGCCCGCACCCGGTCCGACGTGCCGGCGCAAATCACCGCCTGCACCATCCGGCAAGACTTCGACGACATCCCGCTGCCGACGAAGCCGATCGTGTCGAACATCGCCACCACGCACGACCGCATCGCCATCGAGATCATGCGCGGCTGCCCGTGGCAGTGCCGGTTCTGCCAGAGCACCGTCATCAAGCGGCCGCTGCGCGTGCGAAGCGTGGACTGCATCGTGAACGCGGCGCTGGAGAGCTACCGGAACACGGGGTACAACGAGATCAGCCTGCTGTCGCTGAGTTCGAGCGACTACCCGCACTTCGAGGAACTGGTGACGCGGATGCACGAGGTGTTCCACCCGCTCGGGGTGAACGTGAGCGTGCCGAGCCTCCGCGTCAACCACCAGTGGCGCAGCCTGCCCAAACTCATCAAAGGCATCCGCACCCAGGGGCTGACGCTCGCCCCCGAGGTGGCGCGCGACGACATGCGCGACCAGATCCGCAAGCCGATCGACAACGCGGACCTGTTCGAGGGCTGCCGCGAGGCGTTCAAGCTCGGCTTCCGGCGGGTGAAGCTGTACTTCCTGTGCGGCCTGCCGGGCGAGCGGCCAGCGGATCTGGACGGCATCGTGGACCTGAGCGAGCAGATCAGCGACATCGGCCGGCAGGTGACGGGGCGGCACACGGACGTGGTGGCGAGCGTGTCGAACTTCGTGCCGAAGCCGCACACGCCGTACCAGTGGAACGGCATCCAGACGCGCGAGTACTTCCGCTGGGCGGGCGACTACATGCACCGCCGGAAGCGGCTCAAGAGCGTGAAGCTGAAGCAGCACAACATCGAGCGGAGCCTGTTGGAGGGCTTGCTGACGCGCGGCGACCGCCGCACGGCGCCGGTGCTGCTGGAGGCGTACCGCCGCGGCGCCGGCCTGGACGCGTGGGACGAGTGCTTCAAGCCGGGCCTGTGGTGGAAGGTGGTGGAGGACTTGGGGGTGGACTTCGCGTGGTACGCACAGCGCCAGCGGCCGACGGACGAGGTACTGCCGTGGGACGTGATCAACGTGAAGAAGGGCCGGGCGTACCTGGAGAAGGAGCAGGCGCGGAGCGTGGTGCAGCTGGGGGTGATGGCCGAGGCGACGTGA
- a CDS encoding transglutaminase-like domain-containing protein: MTHSLIVAAAATLAVAAQPAAPPRYAVEAKDARRVTAVLTYHVSCPELKAKEWYVFAAAAPELPGQANVKTTLSPAGTTAKDRSPLARGLATARVPASTAELKTTLPIRVTYEATLRARTLVELPAAAAPPKVEPLSAAERKLYLAEHGDINFAHDTFQKWLRDEGLVRAKEDDIAFARAAFLRVRDTMKYAYAADLDRRASAVCAAGTSDCGGLAALYAAVLRANGIPARTLYGRWATSAAQDAKLSGVAYYQWHVKAEFYAAGVGWVPADPGAAVEHDRTPDGLRYFGTDAGDFLTLHVESALGVEAGPFGAQTIANLQTPAWWVSGGGRAEPRRATEGWTVETVR; the protein is encoded by the coding sequence ATGACACACTCGCTGATCGTCGCCGCGGCCGCGACACTGGCCGTCGCCGCGCAGCCGGCCGCGCCGCCGCGCTACGCCGTCGAGGCGAAGGACGCCCGCCGCGTTACCGCGGTGCTGACGTACCACGTCAGCTGCCCCGAACTGAAGGCGAAGGAGTGGTACGTCTTCGCTGCCGCTGCCCCGGAGCTGCCGGGGCAGGCGAACGTGAAGACCACGCTGTCCCCGGCCGGCACCACCGCGAAGGACCGCAGCCCGCTGGCCCGCGGGCTCGCCACGGCGCGCGTTCCCGCGAGCACCGCCGAGCTGAAGACGACGCTGCCGATCCGCGTCACCTACGAGGCGACGCTGCGGGCGCGCACGCTCGTCGAACTGCCGGCGGCGGCGGCGCCGCCGAAGGTGGAGCCGCTGTCGGCCGCGGAGCGGAAGCTGTACCTGGCCGAACACGGCGACATCAACTTCGCGCACGACACGTTCCAGAAGTGGCTCCGCGACGAGGGGCTGGTGCGGGCGAAGGAGGACGACATCGCCTTCGCCCGCGCCGCCTTCCTGCGCGTCCGCGACACGATGAAGTACGCCTACGCCGCCGACCTGGACCGGCGGGCGTCGGCGGTGTGCGCCGCGGGCACGTCCGACTGCGGCGGGCTGGCGGCGCTGTACGCGGCGGTGCTGCGGGCGAACGGCATCCCGGCGCGGACGCTGTACGGCCGGTGGGCCACGTCCGCGGCCCAGGACGCGAAGCTGAGCGGGGTGGCGTACTACCAGTGGCACGTGAAGGCGGAATTCTACGCGGCCGGCGTCGGCTGGGTGCCGGCCGACCCCGGCGCGGCGGTGGAGCACGACCGCACGCCGGACGGGCTCCGCTACTTCGGCACCGACGCCGGCGACTTCCTGACGCTGCACGTCGAGTCGGCGCTGGGCGTGGAGGCGGGGCCGTTCGGGGCGCAGACGATCGCCAACCTTCAGACGCCGGCGTGGTGGGTCAGCGGCGGCGGTCGGGCGGAGCCGCGGCGGGCGACCGAGGGGTGGACGGTCGAGACGGTGAGGTGA
- a CDS encoding glycosyltransferase family 2 protein: MRVSVALCTYNGERFLPAQLASIRGQDRLPDELVACDDGSTDRTVELLRAFAAESPFRVRVEVNPTRLGSSDNFARAVSHCTGSLIALCDQDDVWHPDKLATQEAALAADPGANFAFSDADVVDEHGEPLGYTLWRSIGFGRREQKQFAAGEGFECLLRRYRVTGATLMVRAALRELLLPVPRGWVHDAWFALVLSAVGRGIPVAEPLVHYRRHGGQQVGATLRSVGEEFDAARRLTANGCDAVADRYAAALARLEKLPGVSAERLELLAGKVAFHRKRAWLRRRAWLPARLPGVVGELLRGNYGRYARGVLAAGQDVLLR; the protein is encoded by the coding sequence ATGCGCGTGTCCGTCGCGCTCTGTACGTACAACGGCGAGCGGTTCCTACCGGCGCAGCTCGCCAGCATCCGCGGCCAGGACCGTCTGCCGGACGAACTCGTCGCCTGCGACGATGGCTCGACCGACCGCACCGTCGAGCTGCTGCGGGCGTTCGCGGCCGAGTCGCCGTTCCGCGTCCGCGTGGAGGTGAACCCGACGCGGCTCGGCTCGTCGGACAACTTCGCCCGTGCCGTGTCGCACTGCACCGGAAGCCTGATCGCGCTGTGCGACCAGGACGACGTGTGGCACCCCGACAAGCTCGCCACGCAGGAGGCGGCGCTGGCCGCGGACCCGGGGGCGAACTTCGCCTTCTCCGACGCCGACGTGGTGGACGAACACGGGGAGCCGCTCGGCTACACGCTGTGGCGGTCGATCGGCTTCGGGCGGCGCGAGCAGAAGCAGTTCGCGGCCGGCGAGGGGTTCGAGTGCCTGCTGCGCCGCTACCGCGTCACCGGGGCGACGCTGATGGTCCGCGCGGCGCTGCGCGAGCTGCTGCTGCCCGTGCCGCGGGGCTGGGTCCACGACGCCTGGTTCGCGTTGGTTCTGTCGGCCGTCGGGCGCGGCATCCCGGTCGCGGAACCGCTCGTCCATTACCGCCGGCACGGGGGCCAGCAGGTCGGCGCGACGCTGCGGTCGGTCGGGGAGGAGTTCGACGCGGCGAGGCGGCTGACGGCCAACGGCTGCGACGCCGTCGCCGACCGGTACGCGGCGGCGCTGGCGCGGCTGGAAAAGTTGCCGGGGGTGTCGGCGGAGCGGCTGGAGTTGCTGGCGGGGAAGGTGGCGTTCCACCGCAAGCGGGCGTGGCTGCGGCGGCGGGCGTGGCTGCCGGCGCGGCTGCCGGGGGTGGTCGGGGAATTGCTGCGCGGGAACTACGGCCGCTACGCCCGCGGCGTGCTCGCCGCGGGGCAGGACGTGTTACTCCGCTGA
- a CDS encoding serine/threonine-protein kinase — protein sequence MPPEQAAAVEAVKWLEPVSRAVDARGEVFALGHVLGEALNWARVPPSPAALVARCTAADPAARYPSAAAVAADLRRHLAEQPSRGVPTGSTARGRHWTWPVPHSCVSRRHTRFRGSDPPRRRDPVPHRVGPPGPRPRADRGGRPDRGGAAPRPRRPARPGLAVSELPRRRVSVADRRRCGGAGGGRGLRGAGPGRAWCVYNRGLAYQPLGRADAARADFNRARELDPGLNSPPVP from the coding sequence ATGCCGCCCGAACAGGCCGCGGCCGTGGAGGCGGTGAAGTGGCTGGAGCCGGTGTCGCGCGCCGTCGACGCCCGCGGCGAAGTGTTCGCGCTGGGCCACGTCCTCGGCGAGGCGCTGAACTGGGCGCGCGTGCCGCCGTCGCCGGCGGCGCTGGTGGCACGCTGCACCGCCGCCGACCCCGCCGCCCGCTACCCGAGCGCGGCCGCGGTCGCCGCCGACCTGCGCCGGCACCTCGCGGAGCAGCCGTCGAGAGGCGTGCCGACCGGCTCGACGGCCCGCGGCCGGCACTGGACCTGGCCCGTGCCGCACAGTTGTGTGTCTCGGCGACACACCCGCTTCCGAGGAAGCGACCCGCCGCGCCGCCGCGACCCCGTGCCGCACCGCGTGGGACCACCTGGCCCTCGGCCGCGTGCGGATCGCGGCGGGAGACCCGACCGCGGCGGCGCCGCACCTCGACCGCGCCGCCCTGCTCGACCCGGGCTCGCCGTGAGCGAACTACCACGTCGGCGGGTGTCGGTTGCGGACCGGCGACGCTGCGGGGGCGCTGGCGGCGGTCGCGGCTTACGCGGCGCTGGCCCCGGCCGAGCGTGGTGCGTGTACAACCGCGGGCTGGCGTACCAGCCGCTCGGCCGCGCCGACGCCGCGCGGGCCGACTTCAACCGCGCCCGCGAACTCGACCCGGGCCTGAACTCGCCGCCGGTTCCCTGA
- a CDS encoding DUF4058 family protein, whose protein sequence is MPLRDHFHPPLDDRRSWDELHGMWPGTIVRLLRPRLPEGYIVGPNVHLGSLVEIDVGTFEDDELLLEAPGAGNGGVATAAWAPPAPSVAVTVEPPGDTYEVRVYDLRRARQLVAAVEIVSPSNKDRPATRDKIVSKCAAMMGAGVSVSIVDVVTDRNANLYAELMARLGADPALGANPPGIYAATCRLHLSPSGQQRTRLRTWYHPLAVGKPLPTLPLWLSERLVLPLDLEASYETACADLGIA, encoded by the coding sequence ATGCCGCTGCGCGACCACTTCCACCCACCACTCGACGACCGCCGCTCGTGGGACGAACTCCACGGCATGTGGCCGGGAACGATCGTCCGGCTCCTCCGCCCGCGACTGCCCGAGGGTTACATCGTCGGGCCGAACGTGCATCTCGGGTCGCTGGTCGAAATCGACGTGGGGACGTTCGAGGACGACGAACTCCTTTTGGAAGCACCGGGCGCAGGAAACGGCGGCGTGGCGACGGCCGCGTGGGCGCCGCCCGCGCCGTCCGTCGCGGTCACCGTCGAGCCTCCGGGCGACACCTACGAGGTCCGCGTCTACGACCTCCGCCGCGCCCGCCAGCTCGTCGCCGCCGTCGAGATCGTCAGCCCGTCGAACAAGGACCGCCCGGCTACCCGGGACAAGATCGTGAGCAAGTGCGCGGCGATGATGGGGGCCGGCGTTTCGGTCAGCATCGTGGACGTGGTCACGGACCGAAACGCGAACCTGTACGCCGAGTTGATGGCGCGCCTCGGCGCCGACCCGGCGCTCGGTGCCAACCCGCCGGGGATTTACGCGGCGACCTGCCGCCTCCACCTGTCGCCGTCGGGCCAGCAGCGCACCCGGCTCCGCACGTGGTATCACCCGCTCGCGGTCGGGAAGCCGCTGCCGACGCTGCCGCTGTGGCTGTCCGAGCGGCTCGTCCTGCCGCTCGACCTGGAAGCCAGCTACGAGACGGCGTGCGCCGACCTCGGCATCGCGTGA
- a CDS encoding TIGR02996 domain-containing protein, whose protein sequence is MTDEPALLAAIADRPADDTPRLVYADWLDDHGDSDRAEFIRLNVEIDRTAVLAWRYGELRTRLRALRPRIDAPWANRLGYQPRHRPLFAALPESRADRWRLIEDFIEVWHRPLADADGHPEAELRAAEERLGFKLPAALREWHALSGRRHDVWSLQDRLNFPSRTVVTAGGEFLVVRTENQSCETWGVLLDDIRADDPPVWELEAGVMASPTVSAFACVALLMEAIWCGTASAYGEVPEDVMWRLEHSGLSRADLPERYWVGSPVRFYEGTDLIVGTHDGSWVYAAARSQKALQQLDPEILRWLEVQP, encoded by the coding sequence ATGACCGACGAACCGGCCCTGCTCGCCGCCATCGCCGACCGCCCGGCCGACGATACCCCGCGGCTCGTATACGCCGACTGGCTCGACGACCACGGCGACTCGGACCGGGCCGAATTCATCCGCCTCAACGTCGAGATCGACCGGACGGCGGTTCTCGCCTGGCGGTACGGTGAACTCCGCACCCGCCTCCGGGCTCTGCGCCCGCGGATCGATGCCCCCTGGGCGAATCGGCTCGGCTACCAGCCGCGGCACCGCCCGCTGTTTGCCGCACTGCCCGAGTCCCGTGCCGACCGCTGGCGCCTGATCGAGGACTTCATCGAGGTCTGGCACCGACCGCTCGCCGACGCCGACGGTCACCCGGAAGCGGAGTTGCGTGCGGCCGAGGAGCGATTAGGGTTCAAACTCCCGGCGGCGCTGCGCGAGTGGCACGCCCTGTCGGGGCGGCGACACGACGTTTGGTCCCTTCAGGACCGTCTGAACTTCCCGAGCCGCACGGTCGTCACAGCGGGCGGCGAATTCCTCGTCGTCCGCACCGAGAACCAGAGCTGCGAGACGTGGGGCGTTCTGCTCGACGACATTCGCGCGGACGACCCGCCAGTCTGGGAGCTTGAGGCGGGCGTGATGGCGAGCCCGACGGTGAGCGCGTTCGCCTGCGTTGCTCTGCTCATGGAAGCGATTTGGTGCGGCACCGCATCCGCTTACGGTGAGGTGCCCGAAGACGTGATGTGGCGGTTGGAACACTCTGGGCTCAGCCGTGCCGATCTCCCCGAGCGCTACTGGGTCGGTAGTCCCGTCCGGTTCTACGAGGGAACCGACCTCATCGTCGGCACGCATGACGGGTCGTGGGTTTATGCCGCGGCCCGTAGCCAAAAGGCACTTCAACAGCTCGACCCCGAGATCCTCCGGTGGCTGGAAGTTCAACCGTAA
- a CDS encoding DUF6580 family putative transport protein gives MTGYRVGVMAGVVVLAGLARLAPHPPNFAPVTALALFAAATLRPWWLGLAVPVAAMFLSDAALHVGTQLGVLDGWIAGGTGFYHWTAIIYLTVAAVAGFGFLLRGRIGVGSVTLATVGGSLLFFGVTNLFVWSESLYGGPLAMYAPTWDGLVECYAAAVPFYRTALVGDLFYCGVLFGGLALAEKLAPHLVREALPVRDSAE, from the coding sequence ATGACAGGTTACCGCGTGGGGGTGATGGCCGGGGTCGTGGTTCTGGCGGGGCTGGCGCGCCTCGCGCCGCACCCGCCGAACTTCGCCCCGGTGACGGCGCTGGCCCTGTTCGCCGCCGCCACCCTCCGCCCGTGGTGGCTCGGGCTGGCGGTGCCGGTCGCGGCCATGTTCCTCAGCGACGCCGCCCTACACGTCGGCACGCAGCTCGGCGTGTTGGACGGCTGGATCGCCGGCGGCACCGGCTTCTACCACTGGACGGCGATCATTTACCTGACGGTCGCGGCCGTGGCCGGCTTCGGCTTCCTGCTGCGCGGCCGCATCGGCGTCGGCTCGGTGACGCTGGCGACGGTCGGCGGGTCGCTGCTGTTCTTCGGCGTGACGAACCTGTTCGTGTGGAGCGAGTCGCTGTACGGCGGCCCGCTGGCGATGTACGCCCCGACGTGGGACGGCCTTGTCGAGTGCTACGCCGCCGCGGTGCCGTTTTACCGCACGGCGCTGGTCGGCGACCTGTTCTACTGCGGCGTGCTATTCGGCGGGCTGGCGCTGGCCGAGAAGCTCGCCCCGCACCTGGTCCGCGAGGCGCTGCCGGTGCGCGACTCAGCGGAGTAA